The Spirochaetota bacterium genomic sequence TTGTTTCCCGACAATGGGACATATTTCATTGAAACCGCGTATGGGCAGCTTAAAGGGATTGGCTACCGTGGTACCGGGACAATCCACGAACCTGGCGGTGGTGTTGGCGGATTATCCGAGAATTTTGGAGAAAGATTTAAAAGTATATGTCGTGGTATTAAGCAATTAGCGGAGAGAAATCCGGATATCAGTATAGTTTATCCGGTACATCTAAATCCCAATGTTCAGGAGCCCGCAAACCGGATTTTAGGAGGGCTGGATAGAATATTATTTTGAACCGATGAAGATATATTTCTCCAATGCGAAGACCAAGTCGCGCCGAAAGAAATAAGAACGATGCCGCCCTCATTCGCCCCGATATTCTCCGACCACGCCGTCCTCCAGCGAGGAAAACCCATGCCTGTATGGGGAAGGTCCGATGCGAACGCCGATGTGTCGGTAATGCTCGCCGGTCAGACAAAGACCGCACGCGCCGATGTCAATGGCAAGTGGCGTGTCGTCTTCGATCCGCTTACGGCCGGCGGGCCGCATGTTCTCTCCGCAGCCTCTGCGGGGGCATCGCTCGATATCAATGATGTTCTCATCGGTGAAGTATGGCTCGCGTCCGGTCAGTCGAATATGCAGTTCAGCATCAATGGATGCGCCGAACGGGATGAAGCGCTTGCTGCCGCAAATAACCCCACTATCCGCATGAATCGCGGCAACGGCTGGCTCGTATGCTCAGCAGAAAGCCTGCCGTCATTTTCCGCCGTCGGCTTTTTCTTCGCACGAAAAATAGCGGATGAACTCTCGATTCCCGTCGGTATCATCGACAGGAGCGCGGGCGGCACGCGCATCGAGGCGTGGATGTCGCGCTCGTCGCTTTCCATAAGCCCCAACGGGCGTGCGATACTCTCGCTCGCGGCAACGGATGAGGTGTGCGCCGCGGCCCTTGCCGATGAAGAGGATATACGCCGATGGTCACAGGACCCGAAGTCCCCGCCGCCGCCGCCCAGGCTCAATAAATGGCGACTGGGGCGTGCGCTTCCCGTCACGCTGTATGAAAAACACATCATGCCGATAGTCCCGTACGCGATACGCGGCGTGCTCTGGTATCAGGGTGAGAGCAATGCGGCGACCGTCGAGGATGCGGTCAATTATCGGGGGCTATTGCCCGCGCTCATCGGCAATTGGCGCGGTGTGTGGGATGAGCGCGCGCTCCCGTTCATCTTCGTACAGCTTCCCAATTATAAAGGAGATGTACCCGCGGCATGGGCTCACATCCGCGAATCGATGCTCAAGGCGCTTTCGCTTTCAGCGACGACCATGGCGGTGACCATCGATCTCGGGGAATCGAATGATATACATCCGGCGAGAAAACGCGATGTCGGCCATAGACTCGCACTCGCTGCACTGAACATGGCATATGACAGAACGGCACTGTTCACCGGTCCGCGGTATTCCGGGATGAAGGTGAACGGGGGCGAGATACGATTGTCATTTGAGAACACCGGCGAAGGACTCATGGCAGCGGATAAGGATGCGGTGAAGGGGTTCGCCATCGCCGCTGCGGATAAGAAATTCCATCCCGCAAAAGCGGCCGCGTATGGATCGAGCGTTGTCGTGAAAAGCTTTTTCGTCGCGCGTCCGTTCGCCGTGCGCTACGGATGGGAGAACGATCCTGCATGCGATCTTACCGATTCGTCAGGACTGCCGGCATCGCCGTTCCGTACCGATGAATGGTAATCGTATCAGCTCCGTGCAACGACCCCGATGCGTATCGACCATGAATATTTATTGTAATCGATGAGCGATTCGCCGTAGCCCACCCATCCCTGTCCGAAGAAACCCACGCCGGGCAGGGGCGATATGACCTTCGCTGTCACTTCGGCCCAGTAGCGCTCCGTTGTCAGCCCGAAGCTGACAGAATCGCCGAACGAAAATCGCCCGTCGATGTTCAGTATCTCCGTCCGATCGATCTTTATCCGAACGAACGCCCCGAACTCGAAGCTGCCCATGAAAAGCCGAACATCGGGGTTGTCCTCTATCCTGAAATAATACGAGTACCGCGCATTGATGCCGACCTGGAACACGGATCCGACCGCGAGCTGCAGGAAGGCATAGAGGCGGTCTATGCTTCTGGAATTCGTTCCGTCCTTGCCGTTCGATCGATGATCGAAGCCGAGCTGGACCACATCGAGGAGGAACGTGCGCACATTGCCGAAGGGGTTGTATCCGGATTCGTAGCGCAGGAACACCTCGGGGTTGAACGTGAAATCGCGGAACGGTCCGGAGAGCGTATACAGGTCCCAGAACATGAGCTGCGAATACGCGCCGTACAAAAGCCCGCGTATCTTCAGATAATGCAGGATATCGTATTGAAAGCTCAGCTGCACCTTTACCTGGTCCTTCTGCAGGCCGAATGCGATGTATGACGGATGATAGATCGTGAGCGGGTCTTCCCGCACTATCCTGCCGTCGCGGTAATTCGTGATGATGTTGGTGACGACATTGGTTATCACCAGTGCGTCAGCCGATACGCTTTCAGCGCCGCCCGAGATATCCTCGGCCTTCATGGTGAGCGTACATGCCATGAGGACGAATACCGCGAGCAAGCCTTTTTTGTGATACATAACAACTCCCTTCTTATTTTTGATCGCCGGAATGCAATCTTTCTTTCCATGTTGATATCATCTGCAGCGCCGCAAGCGGTGTGAGCGTATCGGCATCGATCTTCCTTATCTCCGCTTCTATCTCGCTTTCCTTCGCTTCATCGGCGAAAAGCGGCAGCATATCCTTTTTCTTCGATGCCTTTCCCGCGGAGCCTTTCTCAAGGATGTTCACCTGTACTTCGCCGTCGCGTTCGAGCTGCGCGAGTATCGCTTCCGCGCGCGTCGTGACCGATCCCGGCACGCCGGCAAGTTTCGCCGCGTAAATGCCGTAGCTCGCCTTCGCGGGGCCGGCGACGACCTTCTTCATGAACACTATTTCGCCCTTGTGTTCGCGTACGAGCACGCTCGCGTTCTTTACGCCGGGAAGTTCTTCAAGCAGCGTAAGCTCGTGATAATGCGTGGCGAAAAGGGTCTTTCCCGCTTTTTTCGGATTGCCGGAAAGATATTCCACTATCGCCCAGGCTATCGCCCAGGCTATCGCCATGCCGTCGTACGTGCTCGTCCCGCGTCCTATCTCATCCATGATGATGAGGCTTCGGTTCGTGCAATTGTTGAGGATGTTGGCCGTTTCGTTCATTTCCACGAGGAAGGTGCTTTCCCCGCGTGCGATATTGTCCGATGCGCCCACCCGTGTGAAGATCCGGTCGACGATGCCGATGGACGCTTCGCGCGCGGGGACGAAGCTCCCGATCTGCGCGAGGAGAACGATGAGCGCCGTTTGTCTGAGATAGGTGCTCTTCCCGCTCATGTTCGGGCCGGTTATGATGATGAGGCGGTGCTCGCTCGCATCGAGGGTCACATCGTTGGGGATGAACGCGTTTGACGATAGATATTCCTCGACGACGGGGTGTCGACCATCCTTGATATCGATGGCGCTGCCGGTATCGATATGCGGGCGTGTGTAGCGCCGCTTGACCGCGCATTGTGCGAGGGCGGAGAACACATCGGCGAGTGCTATCGCTTCGGCCATGGATTTCAGCGCATCGATATGCGTGCGTATCTCTTCGCGCACCGTAAGGTATATCTTCTCTTCGAGGGAATTCCCCTTCTCGTTCGCATCATTGATGACCGCTTCATGCGCGGAGAGTTTTTCGGTGGTAAAGCGTTCGCTCCCGACAAGCGTCTGCCGCTTGATGAATGTCGATGTGACGTTCTTGAGCTGTCCCTTCGTCACCTCGATGAAATATCCGATTATATTATTATACCGTATCCGAAGGTTCGATATCCCCGTTTCTTTTTTGTATTCCTCTTCGAGGGCAAGTATCCACTGCCGCCCTTCGCGCCGCGCTTCATTGTACTTCGCGAGCGTCGCGTCGAAACCGTCCTTGATGATGCCGCCTTCGTTGATCGCTATCGCCGGTTCTTCGAGTAACGCGCGTTCGATGATATCGATGACCACGCGGCATTCTTTTTCAGAGGCGAAACGTTCGTCCTTGTATCCGTCGGCGAGAAGCTTTTCGGCGCCGGCACAGGCGTTCATGAGCGAAAGTTTGAGCGATACCATATCCTTCGGGTTCAGGCGACCAAGTGCGAGCCTCGTTACCAGGCGTTCGATATCGTGAACCTGCTTCAAGTCATCGCGTACCGATGAGCGGACGGCTGCGTTCGTGACGAAAAAATCAACGCGGTCAAGACGCTCATTGACCGCGTTCGCATCGATGAGCGGGTTGACGATGAACTGCTTTAACCGCCGCGCCCCCATGCCGGTGAGCGTCTCATCGATGACGGAGAGGAGCGTGCGGTCGTTCTTCCCGCTTACGGCGGCAAGTTCAAGGCTTGTCTGCGTCGCATCGTCAAGCACCATATGCGCACTGCGATTATAGAGCGAAAGCGTTCTGATATGCGAAAGGGACGACTTCTGCATTTCCGACAGATAGTGGATAAGTCCGCCCGCCGCACTGATGACGAGAGGCGTATCGTCGATGCCGAAGCCCTTAAGCGTCGCCACCGCAAAATGGCGTATGAGCGTATCGCGCGCGTAATCCGCTGCGAACGACCAGCCGCCGACACGGCTCACATAGATGTCCGGCGATCGTTTCAAGAGCGCGGCTATATCGGCATTCTCTTCGTACGTGTCGGGGATGAGTATCTCTTTCGGTGCGAAACGGGCTATCTCGTCAGCGATCGATGCGATGGGGTCGTGCGCAATTTCTATCGAAATGAATTCCCCGGTCGAGACGTCGGCCACCGCAATGCCCGCGCTCTCTCCGTTCTCGGCAAGCGCAATGGACAGCGTGTAATTGTTCGATCGACCGTCGAGGAGCCGGTTCTCTATCACCGTGCCCGGCGTCATCACCTGCGTCACATCGCGTTTGACGATGCCCTTCGCCTGCCGGGGGTCCTCGAGCTGATCGCAGATGGCGACCTTCTTACCGGCCTTTATCATGCGGGCGAGATAATTATCCGCCGCATGATACGGCACTCCGCACATGGGGATGTCGTTCCTTTTGGTGAGCGTAAGCTCGAGGATGCGCGATGCCTCGACGGCGTCGTCGAAGAACATCTCATAGAAATCGCCCAGGCGGAAAAAGAGGAATGCGTCCGGGTATTTCGCCTTTATCTCCCGGTACTGACGCATCATCGGTGTGCTTTCGTCGGCCATGGACCATCCATTCGTGATAGGTGCATCGAGTGTACAGTGAGCGCGTGTTTTTTTCAATGAAGCGGTGCATGAGAAGGATGCGCTTGCCAGGCGTGGATGCAGTTGCGAAAAGAGAGAACAAGGGGTCATGACCCCTTGTTCTCAGCGATCCTGATGACACTGTCATGCGAACGCGCCTGTTGGGGGAGATGACAGATGTATTCGCAATAACCCGAAAGCGATTTGACTTTCTCAAAAAAAGCGTTATTTATATAGCCGTGCACGTGAACGGAAAATATCGAAGAGCAGGGCATAGATGATCGACAGCTATGCATTGGCGAAATTATGCGGGGTTTCGCGGGGGACCGTGGACAGGGCGCTTAACGGCAGGGCCGAGGTGAGCGAAAAGACGAAGTCGCGGATACTCCGCATGGCAGCGAAGCACGGGTATAAGCCCAATGAGCTCGGGCGTGCCCTTGTGACCGGGCGTACCATGACGGTCGGCGTCATCGTGTTCGATCTTGCGAACAGCTTTTTCACCGAGATAGTGAGCGCGCTCGAGGCGTCGCTCCGAGAAATGGGGTATCGCATGCTTCTTTCGCTTTCGCAGAAGGACAGTGCGCTGGAAATAGAGAGCATTGACTATTTCGCGCAGAAAAAGGTCGATGGCCTTGTTCTCATGCCGTGCAGCCGCGCGGACGATGTTGGCAGGCATCTGAAATCGTTCTCGGGACCGGTCGTTACTTTCGGC encodes the following:
- a CDS encoding sialate O-acetylesterase, encoding MPPSFAPIFSDHAVLQRGKPMPVWGRSDANADVSVMLAGQTKTARADVNGKWRVVFDPLTAGGPHVLSAASAGASLDINDVLIGEVWLASGQSNMQFSINGCAERDEALAAANNPTIRMNRGNGWLVCSAESLPSFSAVGFFFARKIADELSIPVGIIDRSAGGTRIEAWMSRSSLSISPNGRAILSLAATDEVCAAALADEEDIRRWSQDPKSPPPPPRLNKWRLGRALPVTLYEKHIMPIVPYAIRGVLWYQGESNAATVEDAVNYRGLLPALIGNWRGVWDERALPFIFVQLPNYKGDVPAAWAHIRESMLKALSLSATTMAVTIDLGESNDIHPARKRDVGHRLALAALNMAYDRTALFTGPRYSGMKVNGGEIRLSFENTGEGLMAADKDAVKGFAIAAADKKFHPAKAAAYGSSVVVKSFFVARPFAVRYGWENDPACDLTDSSGLPASPFRTDEW
- a CDS encoding phospholipase A, whose translation is MYHKKGLLAVFVLMACTLTMKAEDISGGAESVSADALVITNVVTNIITNYRDGRIVREDPLTIYHPSYIAFGLQKDQVKVQLSFQYDILHYLKIRGLLYGAYSQLMFWDLYTLSGPFRDFTFNPEVFLRYESGYNPFGNVRTFLLDVVQLGFDHRSNGKDGTNSRSIDRLYAFLQLAVGSVFQVGINARYSYYFRIEDNPDVRLFMGSFEFGAFVRIKIDRTEILNIDGRFSFGDSVSFGLTTERYWAEVTAKVISPLPGVGFFGQGWVGYGESLIDYNKYSWSIRIGVVARS
- the mutS gene encoding DNA mismatch repair protein MutS, coding for MADESTPMMRQYREIKAKYPDAFLFFRLGDFYEMFFDDAVEASRILELTLTKRNDIPMCGVPYHAADNYLARMIKAGKKVAICDQLEDPRQAKGIVKRDVTQVMTPGTVIENRLLDGRSNNYTLSIALAENGESAGIAVADVSTGEFISIEIAHDPIASIADEIARFAPKEILIPDTYEENADIAALLKRSPDIYVSRVGGWSFAADYARDTLIRHFAVATLKGFGIDDTPLVISAAGGLIHYLSEMQKSSLSHIRTLSLYNRSAHMVLDDATQTSLELAAVSGKNDRTLLSVIDETLTGMGARRLKQFIVNPLIDANAVNERLDRVDFFVTNAAVRSSVRDDLKQVHDIERLVTRLALGRLNPKDMVSLKLSLMNACAGAEKLLADGYKDERFASEKECRVVIDIIERALLEEPAIAINEGGIIKDGFDATLAKYNEARREGRQWILALEEEYKKETGISNLRIRYNNIIGYFIEVTKGQLKNVTSTFIKRQTLVGSERFTTEKLSAHEAVINDANEKGNSLEEKIYLTVREEIRTHIDALKSMAEAIALADVFSALAQCAVKRRYTRPHIDTGSAIDIKDGRHPVVEEYLSSNAFIPNDVTLDASEHRLIIITGPNMSGKSTYLRQTALIVLLAQIGSFVPAREASIGIVDRIFTRVGASDNIARGESTFLVEMNETANILNNCTNRSLIIMDEIGRGTSTYDGMAIAWAIAWAIVEYLSGNPKKAGKTLFATHYHELTLLEELPGVKNASVLVREHKGEIVFMKKVVAGPAKASYGIYAAKLAGVPGSVTTRAEAILAQLERDGEVQVNILEKGSAGKASKKKDMLPLFADEAKESEIEAEIRKIDADTLTPLAALQMISTWKERLHSGDQK